Part of the Methanotorris formicicus Mc-S-70 genome, CAGTTAGGTCGTTAAAGTGTCTTTTACACGAATTACATCTGTATACTTTACTAACATCTTTCGAACCACAATATGGGCAAGTATATCTATCACTCCATCTAATCTCCCTTATAATTGCAATACACTCCTCATCCTTTGGTATGAATAACTTATATACTTCGACGCTCATAAAATTATATATCGCGATTATTATTTATATATGTAATTGTAAGTGAAGATGAGCGATAACCATTAATAACTATTAAAAGAATTCATACACAACTTCGTTTCATTCAGAATCCTCTCGTAGTTGATATTCTTCATCCTCATTTATTATAACTCCATTTTTGGTTCTTGGTGCTATATCTTTTATTACCTTCATTAAATTATCTTCATCTTCTCCTATAATTTTAACTTCAATTCCTCCGTGTATGTCTCTATCAAAATTCACATTACCTGCATATCCCGCCTGTTTGTTGATAAAAAACCTCGTATAATTTCCAACAACCCCATTTTCCAAAACCATCCTTGCCGCATCTAAAATTGCCTGACTTCTTAAGAGTTCTTTAAACCTATCGATGTTCTTTGTTTCTCCTTCCCAATAACTATATTCTTCATTAAACTCCAACTCTACCTTTGGGAATATCTTTAGTATTGCCCTTTTTACCTTTTCTTTATCCTCTGTTGGTTTTACCTTCGCCTTTATCTTAACTATCATGTTATCCCTCAAAAATCTCTTCCATAATTTGAATTGCTTTTTCTATATCTTCATATTTTGTTGCATAGGAAAATCTTACATAATTTTTCCCATTTTCCCCAAATGCTATCCCAGGAACGCATAAAATTCCATTTTCAATTAATTTTTTTGCTACCTCTACACCATCCCCATACTCTGAAACGTCTGGAAATACATAAAACGCCCCTTCAGGCTTATAGACCTTAAATAATTTTTTCAATCCATCAACTATTAAATCTCTCCTTCTTTTAAATTCTTTAACCATGTCTTCAACACATTTTTGACTTCCCTTCAATGCTGCCAATGCCCCATATTGGGCAAAGGAGGTAGCACAAGCAAAACCATACTGGTGGATTTTTATCATATTTTCTATTAAATTGTATTTTTCATTTAAACTCTCACCAACAGTAAGATAACCAATTCTCCAACCTGTCATAGCGTAGGATTTTGAGAATCCATTTATCAAAATGCAGTTATCGGTAAATTGCATAGGGGAATAGTGCTTTTTATCATATATTATCTTTTCATATATTTCATCTGAAATGATTACGATATTGTTATCTTCCGCTATTTCGCAGATTGCTTTAATATCCCCCTTATCTAAAACTCTTCCAGTTGGATTTGAAGGGGAATTTAAAATAATACATTTTGTTTTATTGCCTATTTTCTCATTCAGTTCATCAACGTCTATGTTAAATTCCTCATCCAAATTTATTGATTTGATTTCCCCCTCACATAACTCAGTTAATGAAAAATAAGAAACGAATCCAGGATTCGGAACCAAAACCTCATCCCCTTTATTTACCAAAGCCATTATTGATAACATCAACGCCTCAGATGCCCCACAGGTTACAACAACATTGTTTTGATTAACATCTAAGTTGTTATCATTCTTTAGTTTCTCGCATATGGCCTCTCTCAACTCAGGG contains:
- a CDS encoding pyridoxal phosphate-dependent aminotransferase, producing MISNRCKNIKPSAIREIFNMANETSINLGIGEPDFDTPKHIIEAAKKALDEGKTHYTPNNGIPELREAICEKLKNDNNLDVNQNNVVVTCGASEALMLSIMALVNKGDEVLVPNPGFVSYFSLTELCEGEIKSINLDEEFNIDVDELNEKIGNKTKCIILNSPSNPTGRVLDKGDIKAICEIAEDNNIVIISDEIYEKIIYDKKHYSPMQFTDNCILINGFSKSYAMTGWRIGYLTVGESLNEKYNLIENMIKIHQYGFACATSFAQYGALAALKGSQKCVEDMVKEFKRRRDLIVDGLKKLFKVYKPEGAFYVFPDVSEYGDGVEVAKKLIENGILCVPGIAFGENGKNYVRFSYATKYEDIEKAIQIMEEIFEG
- a CDS encoding transposase; translated protein: MSVEVYKLFIPKDEECIAIIREIRWSDRYTCPYCGSKDVSKVYRCNSCKRHFNDLTGTIFAKRRIPLGEMFT
- a CDS encoding RNA-binding domain-containing protein, which codes for MIVKIKAKVKPTEDKEKVKRAILKIFPKVELEFNEEYSYWEGETKNIDRFKELLRSQAILDAARMVLENGVVGNYTRFFINKQAGYAGNVNFDRDIHGGIEVKIIGEDEDNLMKVIKDIAPRTKNGVIINEDEEYQLREDSE